In one window of Mesorhizobium sp. B2-1-1 DNA:
- a CDS encoding lysozyme inhibitor LprI family protein, with protein MKTAILTTAVVLAMPAFAFAKDKCADAKDQATMNQCADASFRKSDKKLNELYKQIETRLKDDADTKKLLVQAQQDWIKFRDAECNFQTAGAAGGSVVPMLLSMCMDGLTQSRVKDFDGYLNCKEGDLSCSVPAAN; from the coding sequence ATGAAAACCGCAATTCTGACCACCGCCGTGGTTCTGGCCATGCCGGCTTTCGCTTTTGCCAAGGACAAGTGTGCCGACGCCAAGGATCAGGCCACCATGAACCAGTGCGCCGATGCTTCGTTCAGGAAATCCGACAAGAAGCTCAACGAACTTTACAAGCAGATCGAAACCCGCCTGAAGGACGACGCGGATACCAAGAAGCTTCTTGTCCAAGCGCAGCAGGATTGGATCAAGTTCCGCGACGCTGAGTGCAATTTTCAGACCGCGGGAGCGGCCGGAGGCAGCGTGGTCCCCATGCTCCTCTCGATGTGCATGGATGGCCTGACGCAATCCCGGGTCAAGGATTTCGACGGTTACCTGAACTGCAAGGAAGGCGATCTGAGCTGTTCCGTTCCGGCAGCGAACTGA
- a CDS encoding MFS transporter, with the protein MTAEQISPDQRYAAFRHRSFLSYWAARFLTTFATMIVSVAVGWQMYDLTRDPLDLGLVGIVQFLPSLLLVLVTGVVADRFGRRLIMALAVLLEAICALALLILTLRGISGPLPIFIVLAMFGIARAFFGPASSSLFANLVPPRDFANAIAWNSSAWQTATIVGPVAGGLLYGVSAEVAYGTATALMLVAGLLIFTIPRPAQRSETDKPTMQTLFAGFGYIWGEKIVLGAISLDLFAVLLSGASALLPIYARDILQLGPWGLGLLRSAPGVGAICVAIWLAGHPIRNHAGLIMLGFVAAFGAFTVLFGLSTFTWLSILALAFLGATDMFSVYIRETLIQLWTPDHVRGRVNAVNQVFVGASNELGEFRAGTMAALIGTVPAVVIGGVGAIAVAGLWAYLFPALRRVRHLSGRN; encoded by the coding sequence ATGACCGCCGAACAGATATCACCGGACCAGCGCTATGCCGCGTTCCGCCATCGCTCCTTCCTGAGCTATTGGGCGGCGCGCTTCCTCACCACATTCGCCACCATGATCGTTTCCGTCGCGGTCGGCTGGCAGATGTACGACCTGACCCGTGACCCGCTCGATCTCGGTCTTGTCGGCATCGTCCAGTTCCTGCCTTCGCTACTCCTGGTGCTGGTCACCGGGGTCGTTGCCGACCGTTTCGGCCGCCGGCTGATCATGGCGCTGGCGGTGCTACTCGAGGCGATCTGCGCGCTCGCGCTGCTCATCCTGACCCTGCGCGGCATCAGTGGCCCGCTGCCAATCTTCATCGTGCTCGCCATGTTCGGCATCGCCCGCGCCTTCTTCGGACCGGCCTCGTCGTCGCTGTTCGCCAATCTGGTGCCGCCCCGGGATTTCGCCAACGCCATTGCCTGGAACTCGTCGGCCTGGCAGACGGCGACCATCGTCGGGCCGGTCGCCGGCGGCCTTCTCTACGGCGTATCGGCCGAGGTGGCCTATGGCACGGCCACGGCGCTGATGCTCGTCGCCGGGCTGCTGATCTTCACCATACCGAGGCCGGCACAGCGCAGCGAGACCGACAAGCCGACCATGCAGACCCTGTTCGCCGGCTTCGGTTACATCTGGGGCGAGAAGATCGTGCTTGGCGCCATCTCGCTCGATCTCTTCGCCGTGCTCCTGTCCGGCGCCTCGGCGCTGCTACCGATCTATGCCCGCGACATATTGCAACTCGGTCCCTGGGGACTTGGTTTGCTGCGCTCGGCGCCAGGGGTGGGTGCCATCTGTGTCGCCATCTGGCTCGCTGGTCATCCTATCCGAAACCACGCGGGCCTGATCATGCTCGGCTTCGTGGCCGCGTTCGGCGCCTTTACGGTGCTGTTCGGCCTGTCGACCTTCACCTGGCTGTCGATCCTGGCATTGGCCTTCCTCGGCGCCACCGACATGTTCAGCGTCTACATCAGGGAAACGTTGATCCAGCTCTGGACCCCCGATCATGTCCGCGGCCGCGTCAACGCCGTCAATCAGGTCTTCGTCGGCGCCTCCAACGAGCTCGGCGAATTCCGCGCCGGCACCATGGCGGCGCTGATCGGCACGGTGCCTGCCGTCGTCATCGGCGGCGTCGGCGCCATTGCCGTTGCCGGCCTGTGGGCCTATCTGTTCCCGGCGCTCCGAAGGGTGCGGCACCTCAGTGGACGAAACTGA